A stretch of the Streptomyces sp. WMMB303 genome encodes the following:
- a CDS encoding glycosyltransferase family A protein — protein sequence MSAGTRAASGAAGPDGTACPDVSVVVAAFDTMPYLTRCLTSLVAQTIGPRRMEVIVVDDGSTDGSTEEIERFAAQHPDLFSTVRRPNSGGPATPCNQGLEQARGRYVFFLGADDHLAPEALERMVAMADDCRSDVLLCKMVPVGERTVPTGVFGRSAPMIRLVGDGLPWALSNTKLFRRSLIEEHGIRYDASMPAFSDQPFVLEACVRAARISVLADQPHYFAVRRADSSNITYRSGPEVRLHCAERLFEAACRLLPPGPLRDAFHKRHFHVEVFQLFGADFPALDHEVRQAVCTGAARLIGAYGDGVLERLDPRRRRTLELAWRGDVAALCAEIAADPERTPRPVTPAGRASLVRWLRGPGGAGRPPRDGGRQPVS from the coding sequence ATGAGCGCCGGCACCCGGGCGGCGTCCGGGGCCGCCGGACCGGACGGCACGGCCTGCCCCGACGTCAGTGTCGTCGTCGCCGCCTTCGACACCATGCCCTACCTCACCCGTTGCCTCACCTCACTCGTCGCGCAGACGATCGGGCCGCGGCGGATGGAGGTGATCGTCGTCGACGACGGCTCCACCGACGGCAGCACCGAGGAGATCGAGCGCTTCGCCGCGCAGCACCCGGACCTGTTCAGCACCGTGCGCCGGCCCAACTCCGGCGGCCCGGCAACGCCCTGCAACCAGGGCCTGGAGCAGGCGCGCGGGCGCTACGTCTTCTTCCTCGGCGCCGACGACCACCTCGCCCCCGAGGCGCTGGAGCGGATGGTGGCCATGGCCGACGACTGCCGGTCGGACGTGCTGCTGTGCAAGATGGTCCCGGTCGGCGAACGCACCGTACCCACCGGCGTGTTCGGCCGCTCCGCGCCGATGATCCGGCTGGTCGGGGACGGACTGCCGTGGGCGCTGTCCAACACCAAACTCTTCCGCCGCTCGTTGATCGAGGAGCACGGCATCCGCTACGACGCGTCGATGCCCGCCTTCAGCGACCAGCCGTTCGTGCTGGAGGCATGCGTGCGCGCGGCCCGGATCTCCGTGCTGGCCGACCAGCCGCACTACTTCGCCGTCCGCCGCGCCGACTCCAGCAACATCACCTACCGCTCCGGGCCCGAGGTCCGGCTGCACTGCGCCGAGCGGCTCTTCGAGGCCGCCTGCCGCCTCCTGCCGCCCGGCCCGCTGCGGGACGCCTTCCACAAGCGGCACTTCCACGTCGAGGTCTTCCAGCTCTTCGGCGCGGACTTCCCCGCCCTCGACCACGAGGTACGGCAGGCAGTGTGCACCGGGGCGGCCCGACTGATCGGCGCATACGGCGACGGGGTGCTGGAGCGGCTCGACCCGCGCCGCCGCCGCACCCTGGAACTGGCGTGGCGAGGCGACGTGGCCGCGCTGTGCGCCGAGATCGCCGCAGACCCGGAGCGGACGCCACGCCCGGTCACGCCCGCGGGTCGCGCCTCGCTGGTGCGCTGGCTGCGCGGCCCGGGCGGGGCCGGCCGGCCCCCGCGGGACGGGGGCCGGCAGCCGGTCAGTTGA
- a CDS encoding glycosyltransferase family 4 protein — MEFDSGAGTGGTPGAEQPAAPAGRRGRIVMLVCNGVEGDSRVQKTARSAAAAGWEVVLLGRSPDGRPASWRLGGAQVRLLPVPTPLDRPPRTARRPLLTRPLAYRPGTAPYRAQRVKAWRDELRTRRAALAADRRSVPYAAVRLAGPRAAARLAQRWVAFRTRQLDRGTALRGAGTPLDRAAVAGWRRVRKERCWRRLWPGLYDFELAYGRVVDELRPDLIHAHDFRMLGVGARAKVRAAAAGRPVKLVWDAHEYLPGVRPWQHDVRWLPAHLAHEREYAPCADAAVTVSGTLAALLREAHGLAEEPAVVLNAPEAHTTTGPTTTGPTTTGPTTTGHPAPASTRPRAADSGAGGVGEADGGAVPSLRALCGIGAGTPLVVYSGAAAPQRGLGTMVEALADLPEAHTALVVPRPSAPYLRELRARAAELGAAERLHVLPYVPYRQVVPFLAEADAGAIPLHHWTNHEIALITKFFEYAHARLPLVVSDVRTMAATTRETGQGEVFRAEDTADYVRAVRAVLGAPERYRAAYERPGLLEQWTWEAQARTLDRIYARLLHQAAPERPDHQEQPEGDGNADLRGGAREDRAATGRPVRGQGASGDGRGHRRARGRERQRRGGAVPR, encoded by the coding sequence GTGGAGTTCGACAGCGGCGCCGGTACGGGCGGCACACCGGGAGCGGAACAGCCGGCCGCGCCCGCCGGGCGGCGGGGCCGGATCGTGATGCTGGTGTGCAACGGGGTGGAGGGCGACTCCCGGGTGCAGAAGACCGCCCGGTCGGCCGCCGCGGCCGGATGGGAGGTGGTGCTGCTGGGCCGCTCCCCCGACGGGCGGCCCGCGTCCTGGCGGCTGGGCGGAGCGCAGGTGCGGCTGCTGCCCGTGCCCACTCCGCTCGACCGGCCGCCGCGCACGGCCCGCCGCCCCCTGCTGACCCGGCCGCTCGCCTACCGGCCGGGCACCGCGCCCTACCGCGCGCAGCGCGTCAAGGCGTGGCGCGACGAACTGCGCACCCGCCGCGCGGCGCTGGCCGCCGACCGGCGGTCGGTGCCGTACGCCGCGGTGCGGCTGGCCGGTCCGCGGGCCGCCGCCCGGCTCGCCCAGCGCTGGGTGGCGTTCCGCACCCGCCAGCTCGACCGGGGGACGGCGCTGCGCGGCGCCGGCACCCCGCTGGACCGGGCGGCCGTGGCCGGGTGGCGGCGTGTCCGCAAGGAGCGCTGCTGGCGACGGCTGTGGCCCGGTCTCTACGACTTCGAACTCGCCTACGGGCGGGTGGTGGACGAGCTGCGGCCCGACCTGATCCACGCGCACGACTTCCGGATGCTGGGGGTGGGCGCCCGCGCCAAGGTCCGGGCGGCGGCCGCCGGGCGTCCGGTGAAGCTGGTGTGGGACGCGCACGAGTACCTGCCCGGTGTCCGGCCCTGGCAGCACGACGTGCGGTGGCTGCCGGCCCATCTGGCGCACGAGCGCGAGTACGCGCCCTGCGCGGACGCCGCCGTCACCGTCTCCGGCACCCTGGCCGCGCTGCTGCGCGAGGCACACGGGCTCGCCGAGGAGCCGGCCGTCGTCCTCAACGCGCCGGAGGCGCACACCACCACCGGCCCGACCACCACCGGCCCGACCACCACCGGCCCGACCACCACCGGTCATCCCGCGCCCGCGAGCACCCGGCCCCGGGCGGCCGACAGCGGGGCCGGCGGGGTCGGCGAGGCCGACGGGGGCGCCGTGCCGAGCCTGCGCGCGCTGTGCGGCATCGGCGCCGGCACCCCGCTGGTCGTCTACAGCGGCGCGGCGGCCCCGCAGCGCGGGCTGGGCACGATGGTGGAGGCGCTGGCCGACCTGCCCGAGGCGCACACCGCGCTGGTCGTGCCCCGGCCCTCGGCCCCGTACCTGCGCGAACTGCGCGCGCGGGCCGCGGAGCTGGGGGCCGCCGAACGGCTGCACGTCCTGCCGTACGTGCCCTACCGCCAGGTCGTCCCCTTCCTCGCGGAGGCGGACGCGGGCGCGATCCCGCTGCACCACTGGACGAACCACGAGATCGCGCTGATCACCAAGTTCTTCGAGTACGCGCACGCCCGGCTGCCGCTGGTGGTCAGCGACGTGCGGACGATGGCCGCCACCACCCGGGAGACCGGCCAGGGCGAGGTCTTCCGCGCGGAGGACACCGCCGACTACGTACGCGCCGTGCGGGCGGTGCTCGGCGCTCCGGAGCGCTACCGGGCGGCCTACGAGCGCCCGGGCCTGCTGGAGCAGTGGACCTGGGAGGCCCAGGCCCGCACGCTCGACCGGATCTACGCGCGGCTGCTGCACCAGGCGGCGCCGGAGCGACCCGACCATCAGGAGCAGCCGGAAGGAGACGGGAATGCGGATCTGCGTGGTGGCGCTCGGGAAGATCGGGCTGCCACTGGCCGTCCAGTTCGCGGCCAAGGGGCATCAGGTGACGGGCGCGGACACCGACGCGCGCGTGGTCGCGAGCGTCAACGACGCGGCGGTGCCGTTCCCCGGTGA
- a CDS encoding decaprenylphospho-beta-D-erythro-pentofuranosid-2-ulose 2-reductase, translated as MKDAFGSPQSLLVLGGTSEIALAAVRRFMARRARTVWLAGRPGPGLDAAAAGLREEAAAHGAEVAVRTVPFDALAPETHEEVLEKVFAEGDIDLVLLAFGVLGEQYRDEQDPMAAVRLTRTNYTGAVSSGLVCANALRAQGHGSLVVLSSVAGERARRVNFLYGSSKAGLDAFAQGLGDALHGSGAHVLVVRPGFVHTRMTAGRTPAPLATTPGAVAEAIEQGVRRRARTVWVPAALGPVMSVLRHLPRSVFRRLPG; from the coding sequence ATGAAGGACGCCTTCGGTTCCCCCCAGTCGCTGCTCGTCCTGGGCGGCACGTCCGAGATCGCGCTGGCGGCCGTGCGCCGCTTCATGGCCCGCCGCGCCCGCACGGTATGGCTCGCGGGGCGGCCGGGGCCGGGGCTGGACGCGGCGGCGGCCGGCCTCCGGGAGGAGGCGGCGGCGCACGGCGCGGAGGTCGCCGTGCGCACGGTCCCGTTCGACGCGCTGGCCCCGGAGACACACGAGGAGGTGCTGGAGAAGGTCTTCGCCGAGGGCGACATCGACCTGGTCCTGCTCGCCTTCGGGGTGCTGGGCGAGCAGTACCGCGACGAGCAGGACCCGATGGCGGCCGTGCGCCTCACCCGGACGAACTACACCGGCGCCGTCTCCTCCGGGCTGGTGTGTGCGAACGCGCTGCGCGCCCAGGGGCACGGGTCGCTGGTGGTGCTCTCCTCGGTCGCCGGAGAGCGGGCACGCCGGGTCAACTTCCTCTACGGGTCCAGCAAGGCGGGACTGGACGCGTTCGCACAGGGCCTGGGGGACGCGCTGCACGGCTCGGGGGCGCATGTGCTGGTCGTGCGGCCCGGATTCGTGCACACCCGGATGACGGCGGGACGCACGCCCGCACCGCTGGCCACCACGCCGGGCGCGGTGGCGGAGGCGATCGAGCAGGGGGTGCGGCGCCGGGCGCGGACGGTGTGGGTGCCGGCCGCGCTGGGCCCGGTGATGAGCGTGCTGCGGCACCTGCCGCGCAGCGTCTTCCGGCGGCTGCCGGGCTGA
- a CDS encoding bifunctional glycosyltransferase family 2 protein/CDP-glycerol:glycerophosphate glycerophosphotransferase gives MPRFSVIVPAHQVQAYLHECLDSVLGQCFGDLELIAVDDCSPDSSGEILDAYAAADPRVTVIHLAENIGLGPARNTGTARARGDYVLYLDSDDTMAPGALRALAERLSETSDPDILLFDFAPAYWDGSLGPPAHPELLAPRAGPGVCTLDERPELLRLTAVAWNKAYRRAFLLRERLAFPPGTYEDTPWTFPALLTARALGTLDRVCVHYRQRRGGSILTTTGRRHFDVFDQYDRLFAFVATRPGLDRWHHLLHQRMTDHFATIHSTPGRLPGSARAEFLHRARAHCRRHRPAPAAERPAAPPGRRLRRLLVRHGAHHAFRLLAHTGRARRLLGARLRGARRVLRKALLRGHYLLQRRRPLDPRLAVFSAYWDRGYSCHPAAIEAKARELVPDIRTAWICSPDHAHTLPPGVRRLRPGSAAYWTALARARFLVSNVNLPHSYRKRPGQLLLQTHHGTPLKHMGLDLMAYPAAADGMDFGRLLEHTDRWDFSLSGNPHSTLVWERAYPSPYTTLEFGHPRNDVLQTATAADVARLRTALGIPDRVTAVLYAPTHRDHQPGRQPWLDLARLVATLGPSFVVLARAHYFHTGQGLPCEPPGGLLDVSAHPSVEELFLASDVLVTDYSSLMFDYANLDRPLVVHAPDWETYRDTRGTYFDVTAAAPGPVARSEDELIDILATGAHATEHARALRAAFRQRFCPWDDGHAAERVVRHVFLGTGTGTGTGPGRGTGSAAAPPGAAVPAAVPPLVPLAERRPAPAPGSGGGSGPGAAPRTPLAPPAAKDWWSCPASASSYRCSRSRATCASASTRCSASPSPTWR, from the coding sequence ATGCCCCGTTTCAGCGTGATCGTCCCCGCCCACCAGGTGCAGGCCTATCTGCACGAGTGCCTGGACTCCGTGCTCGGGCAGTGCTTCGGGGACCTCGAACTCATCGCCGTCGACGACTGCTCACCGGACTCCAGCGGCGAGATCCTGGACGCCTACGCCGCAGCCGACCCGCGGGTGACCGTCATCCATCTGGCGGAGAACATCGGCCTCGGCCCGGCACGCAACACCGGCACCGCCCGCGCCCGCGGCGACTACGTCCTCTACCTCGACAGCGACGACACCATGGCCCCGGGCGCCCTGCGCGCCCTGGCCGAACGCCTGTCGGAGACCAGCGACCCGGACATCCTGCTGTTCGACTTCGCTCCCGCCTACTGGGACGGCTCGCTCGGCCCCCCGGCCCACCCCGAGCTGCTCGCCCCCCGCGCCGGGCCCGGCGTGTGCACCCTCGACGAGCGGCCCGAGCTGCTCCGGCTCACCGCCGTCGCCTGGAACAAGGCGTACCGTCGCGCCTTCCTGCTCCGCGAGCGGCTCGCCTTCCCGCCCGGGACCTACGAGGACACCCCCTGGACGTTCCCGGCGCTGCTGACCGCACGCGCCCTCGGCACGCTGGACCGGGTGTGCGTGCACTACCGCCAGCGCCGTGGCGGCAGCATCCTGACGACCACCGGGCGCCGCCACTTCGATGTCTTCGACCAGTACGACCGGCTGTTCGCGTTCGTGGCGACACGCCCCGGGCTGGACCGCTGGCACCACCTCCTCCACCAGCGGATGACCGACCACTTCGCCACCATCCACAGCACCCCCGGCAGACTGCCCGGCTCGGCGCGCGCCGAGTTCCTGCACCGCGCGCGGGCGCACTGCCGCCGCCATCGCCCGGCACCCGCCGCGGAGCGCCCCGCCGCGCCGCCGGGCAGACGGCTGCGCCGCCTGCTGGTACGGCACGGGGCACACCACGCCTTCCGGCTGCTCGCGCACACGGGCCGGGCCCGCCGCCTGCTGGGCGCCCGGCTGCGCGGCGCCCGCCGCGTACTGCGCAAGGCGCTGCTGCGGGGGCACTACCTGCTCCAGCGGCGCCGGCCCCTCGATCCGCGCCTGGCCGTCTTCTCCGCCTACTGGGACCGCGGCTACTCCTGCCACCCGGCGGCCATCGAGGCCAAGGCACGCGAGCTGGTGCCGGACATCCGCACCGCGTGGATATGCTCCCCCGACCACGCGCACACCCTTCCGCCCGGCGTGCGGCGGCTGCGGCCGGGCTCGGCGGCGTACTGGACGGCGCTCGCCCGGGCCCGCTTCCTGGTCAGCAACGTCAACCTGCCGCACAGCTACCGCAAACGGCCCGGCCAGCTCCTCCTCCAGACCCACCACGGCACCCCGCTCAAGCACATGGGGCTCGACCTGATGGCCTACCCGGCCGCCGCCGACGGGATGGATTTCGGCAGGCTGCTGGAGCACACCGACCGCTGGGACTTCAGCCTCTCCGGCAACCCGCACTCCACGCTGGTGTGGGAGCGTGCCTACCCCTCGCCGTACACGACGCTGGAGTTCGGGCACCCGCGCAACGACGTCCTGCAGACCGCGACCGCCGCCGACGTCGCCCGCCTCCGCACCGCGCTGGGCATACCCGACCGGGTGACGGCCGTGCTGTACGCGCCCACCCACCGCGACCACCAGCCCGGTCGGCAGCCGTGGCTCGACCTGGCGCGGCTGGTGGCCACGCTGGGCCCGTCCTTCGTCGTCCTGGCGCGCGCCCATTACTTCCACACCGGCCAGGGGCTGCCCTGCGAGCCGCCCGGCGGGCTGCTCGACGTATCGGCGCATCCCTCGGTCGAGGAGCTGTTCCTGGCCTCGGACGTGCTGGTCACCGACTACTCGTCGCTGATGTTCGACTACGCCAACCTCGACCGGCCGCTGGTGGTGCACGCCCCCGACTGGGAGACCTACCGGGACACCCGCGGCACCTACTTCGACGTGACGGCGGCCGCGCCGGGCCCGGTGGCCCGCAGCGAGGACGAGCTGATCGACATCCTCGCCACCGGCGCCCACGCCACCGAGCACGCACGCGCCCTGCGCGCCGCCTTCCGGCAGCGGTTCTGCCCCTGGGACGACGGGCACGCGGCCGAACGCGTGGTCCGGCACGTCTTCCTCGGCACCGGAACCGGCACCGGAACCGGCCCGGGCCGCGGCACCGGCTCCGCCGCCGCGCCTCCGGGCGCCGCCGTCCCCGCGGCGGTGCCGCCCCTCGTACCGCTCGCCGAGCGGCGTCCCGCGCCCGCGCCGGGCTCCGGCGGCGGGTCCGGACCGGGCGCCGCACCCCGCACGCCTCTTGCTCCCCCCGCAGCGAAGGACTGGTGGTCATGCCCCGCTTCAGCGTCGTCGTACCGGTGTTCAAGGTCCAGGGCTACCTGCGCGAGTGCCTCGACTCGGTGCTCGGCCAGTCCTTCACCGACCTGGAGGTGA
- a CDS encoding bifunctional glycosyltransferase/CDP-glycerol:glycerophosphate glycerophosphotransferase produces the protein MPRFSVVVPVFKVQGYLRECLDSVLGQSFTDLEVIAVDDRSPDHSGAILDEYAARDPRVRVLHLAENGGLGRARNTGVDHARGDYLLFLDSDDSFLPGALAAIDRQLDACGSPDVLVFDHQRSYWDGRAEASCFGDQLAGVGTQTFTAAEHPELLTLFHVAWNKAYRRAFYLREGLRFEPGLYEDAPLSNEALVCAGSIGCLPRVCVDYRQRHQGAITRSPGRAHFDIFPQYASLFAFLERRPELARHRPLLFERAVAHLVFCLRRKERVRPADRRAFFREAARLYREQVPDGFTPPPRRARDCRLLALDAYPLFAAREAVRRSAGRARSAARAARPQLARAGHRLYYAVQRRLPGYPDVAVYSAYWNRGVACNPQAIEAAARRLAPRLHSVWVVRPDAVPALPPGTDHVVPGSRRYWRMLARARYFVNNVNFPDHLVKRPGQVHLMTHHGTPLKTMGLDQQPYPAAAQMDFGKLLRRVERWDVSLTANPHSAEVWDRVFPCGYQDLSAGYPRNDRFTTATAEEVAAIRARLGIPRGRIALLYAPTARDYRRGFVPRLDLERLSAGLGEEYVLLVRTHYYYGRDAVLRDLHARGLVRDVSRHPSVEDLCLAADALITDYSSLMFDYANLDRPLVVHAPDWESYRDARGTYFDLLSGRAGETPGPVTRTEDELTAVFRSGTWRGPEARALRAAFRERFCPWDDGHAAERAVRRVLLGEDAAALPPVVPLAERRPAPTPEQAEAALAAEAAGPAADRPEAAEREAAGPDATEEGRDAAGTGAAGARPRARKLGAVTGGAGGTEPPAPEALN, from the coding sequence ATGCCCCGCTTCAGCGTCGTCGTACCGGTGTTCAAGGTCCAGGGCTACCTGCGCGAGTGCCTCGACTCGGTGCTCGGCCAGTCCTTCACCGACCTGGAGGTGATAGCCGTCGACGACCGCTCCCCCGACCACAGCGGCGCGATCCTGGACGAGTACGCGGCCCGCGACCCCCGGGTGCGGGTGCTGCACCTGGCCGAGAACGGCGGACTGGGCCGGGCCCGGAACACCGGTGTGGACCACGCACGCGGCGACTACCTGCTCTTCCTCGACAGCGACGACAGCTTCCTGCCGGGCGCCCTGGCCGCGATCGACCGGCAACTGGACGCCTGCGGTAGCCCGGACGTGCTGGTCTTCGACCACCAGCGCTCCTACTGGGACGGGCGGGCCGAGGCGAGCTGCTTCGGCGACCAGCTCGCCGGCGTCGGCACCCAGACCTTCACGGCCGCCGAACACCCCGAGCTGCTCACCCTCTTCCACGTCGCCTGGAACAAGGCCTACCGGCGCGCCTTCTACCTGCGCGAGGGGCTGCGCTTCGAACCCGGGCTGTACGAGGACGCGCCGCTCTCGAACGAAGCGCTGGTGTGCGCCGGGTCCATCGGCTGCCTGCCGCGCGTCTGCGTCGACTACCGGCAGCGGCACCAGGGCGCCATCACCCGCTCCCCCGGCCGGGCGCACTTCGACATCTTCCCGCAGTACGCCTCCCTCTTCGCCTTCCTGGAGCGCCGTCCCGAACTGGCCCGGCACCGGCCGCTGCTGTTCGAGCGGGCCGTCGCGCATCTGGTCTTCTGCCTCCGGCGCAAGGAGCGGGTGCGCCCGGCCGACCGGCGCGCCTTCTTCCGGGAGGCGGCGCGGCTCTACCGCGAGCAGGTGCCCGACGGCTTCACGCCGCCGCCGCGAAGGGCACGGGACTGCCGGCTGCTGGCCCTCGACGCCTACCCGCTGTTCGCGGCGCGGGAGGCGGTGCGCCGCAGCGCCGGGCGCGCCCGGTCGGCGGCGCGCGCGGCCCGCCCGCAGCTCGCCCGCGCGGGGCACCGCCTCTACTACGCCGTGCAGCGGCGGCTGCCCGGCTATCCGGATGTGGCCGTCTACTCCGCGTACTGGAACCGCGGCGTGGCCTGCAACCCGCAGGCGATCGAGGCCGCGGCCCGGCGGCTGGCGCCGCGGCTGCACAGCGTGTGGGTGGTACGCCCGGACGCGGTACCCGCGCTGCCGCCCGGCACCGACCACGTGGTGCCCGGCTCCCGGCGCTACTGGCGGATGCTGGCCCGTGCCCGGTACTTCGTCAACAACGTCAATTTCCCCGACCACCTGGTGAAGCGGCCCGGCCAGGTGCATCTGATGACCCACCACGGCACCCCGCTCAAGACGATGGGCCTGGACCAGCAGCCGTACCCGGCGGCCGCGCAGATGGACTTCGGCAAGCTGCTGCGCCGGGTGGAGCGGTGGGACGTGAGCCTCACCGCCAATCCGCACTCGGCCGAGGTGTGGGACCGGGTCTTCCCCTGCGGCTACCAGGACCTGTCGGCCGGCTATCCGCGCAACGACCGGTTCACGACCGCCACCGCGGAGGAGGTCGCCGCGATCCGTGCCCGGCTCGGCATCCCGCGCGGCCGGATCGCCCTGCTGTACGCACCGACGGCACGCGACTACCGCAGGGGCTTCGTCCCCCGTCTCGATCTGGAGCGGCTGAGCGCGGGACTGGGCGAGGAGTACGTGCTGCTGGTGCGCACCCACTACTACTACGGGCGGGACGCGGTGCTGCGCGACCTGCACGCGCGCGGGCTGGTGCGGGACGTCTCCCGGCACCCCTCGGTCGAGGACCTGTGCCTGGCGGCGGACGCGCTGATCACGGACTACTCGTCGCTGATGTTCGACTACGCCAACCTCGACCGGCCGCTGGTCGTCCACGCGCCCGACTGGGAGAGCTACCGCGACGCCCGGGGCACCTACTTCGACCTGCTCTCCGGACGCGCGGGCGAAACCCCCGGGCCGGTCACCCGCACCGAGGACGAGCTGACGGCGGTCTTCCGCAGCGGCACCTGGCGCGGCCCGGAGGCCCGGGCGCTGCGCGCTGCCTTCCGGGAGCGGTTCTGCCCCTGGGACGACGGACACGCCGCCGAACGCGCAGTGCGCAGGGTGCTGCTGGGCGAGGACGCGGCGGCGCTGCCGCCGGTGGTGCCGCTCGCGGAACGGCGTCCGGCGCCCACCCCGGAGCAGGCCGAGGCGGCCCTCGCGGCGGAGGCGGCAGGACCGGCGGCGGACAGGCCGGAAGCGGCGGAACGGGAAGCGGCAGGGCCGGACGCGACGGAGGAGGGGCGGGACGCGGCCGGCACCGGGGCAGCCGGGGCGCGGCCCCGGGCCCGGAAGCTGGGCGCCGTGACCGGGGGTGCGGGCGGTACCGAGCCGCCCGCACCCGAGGCGCTCAACTGA
- a CDS encoding nucleotide sugar dehydrogenase: protein MGLPLAVQFAAKGHQVTGADTDARVVASVNDAAVPFPGEEGLAERLAEAVQAGRLSATTDTAAAVSDAEAVVLVVPLFVDERGTPDFRAMDAATRAVAAGLRPGTLVSYETTLPVGTTRDRFAPLLAQDSGLLPERDFSLVFSPERVFTGRVFADLRRYPKLVGGIGPHSAKDGVRFYESVLDFDVREELPRPNGVWDLGSAEAAELAKLAETTYRDVNIALANQFARFADRSGVDIDAVIDACNTQPYSHIHRPGIAVGGHCIPVYPRMYLWNDPEAAVVRAAREANEAMPAHAVDLLADAYGELRGAEVLVLGAAYRGGVKETAFSGVFPTVAALRERGARPYVSDPLYAPHELADMGLRPHTGQPVTAAVIQTDHAAYRELSADRLPGVRVLVDGRRVTDPALWAGVRRVVLGDGGGREAVAV, encoded by the coding sequence ATCGGGCTGCCACTGGCCGTCCAGTTCGCGGCCAAGGGGCATCAGGTGACGGGCGCGGACACCGACGCGCGCGTGGTCGCGAGCGTCAACGACGCGGCGGTGCCGTTCCCCGGTGAGGAGGGGCTGGCGGAACGGCTGGCCGAGGCGGTGCAGGCGGGCCGGCTGTCGGCGACGACCGACACCGCCGCGGCCGTCTCCGACGCGGAGGCCGTCGTGCTCGTCGTCCCGCTGTTCGTCGACGAGCGGGGTACGCCCGACTTCCGGGCGATGGACGCCGCGACCCGCGCCGTCGCCGCCGGGCTGCGCCCCGGCACACTGGTCAGCTACGAGACCACGCTGCCGGTGGGCACCACCCGGGACCGGTTCGCGCCGCTGCTGGCGCAGGACTCGGGGCTGCTGCCCGAGCGGGACTTCTCGCTGGTCTTCTCCCCCGAGCGGGTCTTCACCGGAAGGGTCTTCGCCGACCTGCGCCGCTACCCCAAGCTGGTCGGCGGGATCGGCCCGCACTCCGCCAAGGACGGGGTGCGGTTCTACGAGTCGGTGCTCGACTTCGACGTCCGCGAGGAACTGCCCCGGCCCAACGGGGTGTGGGACCTGGGCTCGGCCGAGGCCGCCGAGCTGGCCAAGCTCGCCGAGACCACCTACCGGGATGTCAACATCGCGCTGGCCAACCAGTTCGCGCGGTTCGCCGACCGCTCCGGTGTCGACATCGATGCCGTCATCGACGCCTGCAACACCCAGCCCTACAGCCACATCCACCGCCCCGGCATCGCGGTGGGGGGCCACTGCATCCCGGTCTACCCGCGGATGTACCTGTGGAACGACCCGGAGGCGGCCGTCGTCCGCGCCGCACGCGAGGCGAACGAGGCCATGCCCGCGCACGCCGTCGACCTGCTGGCCGACGCCTACGGCGAACTGCGCGGCGCCGAGGTGCTGGTGCTCGGCGCGGCCTACCGGGGCGGAGTGAAGGAGACCGCGTTCTCCGGCGTCTTCCCCACGGTGGCCGCGCTCCGCGAGCGGGGCGCCCGCCCGTACGTGTCCGACCCGCTCTACGCGCCGCACGAACTGGCCGACATGGGACTGCGCCCGCACACCGGCCAGCCGGTGACCGCGGCCGTGATCCAGACCGACCACGCGGCCTACCGGGAGCTGTCCGCCGACCGGCTGCCCGGTGTGCGGGTCCTGGTCGACGGCCGCCGCGTCACCGACCCGGCACTGTGGGCGGGGGTGCGGCGGGTCGTCCTCGGGGACGGCGGCGGCCGGGAGGCGGTGGCGGTATGA